Proteins encoded within one genomic window of Dermatophilus congolensis:
- the dapF gene encoding diaminopimelate epimerase has translation MNHVNATTPAPVAYSFTKGHGTQNDFVLIPDLDGTRGLAPDQVRRLADRRAGIGGDGVIRVVPTALCGEPEIEALAGQAEWFMDYRNADGTPAEMCGNGTRVFAAYLRRERLVTENSYMIATRAGIKRIGVEGAVYSTGLGQYTLTAQSEFEAQGFDARVSVPGFEGLAGVSVDMGNPHTVVMLPCEVDLPAVDLSAAPVVTPLPEHGTNVELVQVIGPGHLQMRVFERGVGETRSCGTGAAAAAVAAMLCSGEDGANQWRVDVPGGSLHVAVGADRQVTLSGPAELIADGVTRL, from the coding sequence ATGAATCACGTGAACGCAACAACCCCCGCCCCCGTCGCATACTCCTTCACCAAGGGGCACGGCACCCAAAACGACTTTGTGCTTATCCCTGACCTCGATGGCACGCGTGGCCTAGCCCCTGACCAGGTCCGTCGACTCGCGGACCGCCGCGCAGGTATAGGCGGCGATGGTGTAATCCGAGTTGTGCCCACCGCATTGTGTGGTGAACCCGAGATCGAGGCGCTGGCGGGCCAGGCTGAATGGTTCATGGATTACCGCAATGCTGATGGCACGCCTGCGGAAATGTGCGGGAATGGGACGCGGGTTTTCGCTGCCTATTTGCGGCGGGAGCGGTTGGTGACTGAGAACAGTTACATGATTGCTACGCGCGCGGGAATTAAACGCATCGGGGTCGAGGGTGCGGTGTATTCCACGGGGCTGGGGCAGTACACCTTGACCGCGCAGAGCGAGTTCGAGGCGCAGGGTTTTGATGCGCGGGTATCGGTGCCTGGATTTGAGGGGTTAGCGGGCGTGAGTGTCGATATGGGAAACCCGCACACGGTGGTGATGCTTCCTTGTGAGGTTGATCTACCTGCCGTGGATTTGAGTGCAGCTCCGGTGGTGACGCCGCTGCCTGAGCATGGAACCAATGTGGAGCTCGTGCAGGTTATTGGTCCGGGGCATCTGCAGATGCGGGTGTTTGAGCGCGGTGTTGGTGAAACGCGTTCGTGTGGCACGGGCGCTGCGGCTGCGGCGGTGGCGGCAATGCTGTGCAGTGGCGAGGATGGAGCTAACCAGTGGCGGGTTGATGTGCCCGGGGGAAGCCTTCACGTCGCTGTGGGTGCGGACCGTCAGGTGACTCTTTCTGGACCTGCTGAGTTGATTGCTGATGGTGTGACGCGGCTGTGA
- a CDS encoding ATP-dependent DNA helicase has translation MVSSPSVKTLLEAAVAGIGGSPRAGQVSMAEAISAAVDSGEHLLVQAGTGTGKSLAYLVPAAAHAQATGTPVVVATATLALQGQIVDRDLPRLAESLRGYLPRPLTYGLVKGRRNYICVHKISGGMPEDDDDALFGVGQVDEQIGRLGQEVLRLRQWAQETESGDRDDLVPGVSERAWRQVSVSARECLGSRCPMREECFVEQARAAAADVDIVVTNHSFASIDAFEGRRLLPEHDLLVVDEAHELVDRVTATVTDELGSKSVGSAARKAASHADANEFALAGDGLAVALEAVPEGRVQTAPEMLVQALGRVHEAARLLWGSLKGEGGEPVEGAKKVARAAVEEIHAFTERALENRELDVLWVTKDDRRGAVLRIAPMSVAMQLREAMFTERTVVLTSATLELGGSFDPVAGQMGLRGQGAPAWRCVDVGSPFDYARQGIAYVADRLPTPGRDGAATEVFDEIEALIRAAGGRTLGLFSSMRAAKTAAEQMRERFGDDLDILCQGDDQLSTLVRQFASDASTCLFGTLSLWQGVDVPGSACQLVIIDRIPFPRPDDPLTEARTRAIGSMGGNGFMAVSATAAALKLAQGAGRLIRRADDRGVVAFLDPRMKKARYAGFLQASLPDMWPTTDRDVVLGALQRLDAAAAPVLPVAARGERAVMKSMPATSAPPMEPGETEHPAPRVEHTGAVDSSLAVTAGHKWDATLDEELRDGLDLGLDISELAEHLEMPPESIIARMKALKLS, from the coding sequence ATTGTGTCGTCGCCTTCTGTGAAAACCCTGCTTGAGGCCGCTGTTGCCGGAATTGGTGGTTCCCCGCGTGCCGGTCAGGTGTCGATGGCTGAGGCGATTAGCGCCGCTGTCGATTCTGGTGAGCATTTGCTGGTTCAGGCTGGGACCGGTACGGGTAAGTCGTTGGCGTATTTGGTGCCAGCTGCAGCACATGCGCAGGCGACGGGAACCCCGGTTGTGGTGGCTACGGCAACACTGGCGTTGCAGGGGCAGATCGTTGACCGTGATCTGCCACGGTTGGCTGAGTCGCTGCGTGGGTATTTGCCTCGGCCGTTGACGTATGGGCTGGTCAAGGGGCGTCGTAACTACATTTGTGTGCACAAAATTTCTGGCGGTATGCCTGAGGACGATGACGATGCTTTGTTCGGTGTCGGCCAGGTGGATGAGCAGATCGGGCGTCTGGGGCAAGAGGTTTTGCGGCTACGGCAGTGGGCTCAGGAAACCGAATCTGGTGACCGTGATGATCTGGTCCCGGGGGTTTCTGAGCGCGCTTGGCGTCAAGTGTCGGTGTCGGCGCGGGAGTGCCTAGGGTCGCGGTGTCCGATGCGTGAGGAGTGTTTTGTTGAGCAGGCGCGGGCAGCGGCTGCTGACGTTGACATCGTGGTCACAAACCATTCGTTTGCTTCTATTGATGCGTTTGAAGGGCGGCGTCTGCTGCCTGAGCATGATCTTCTTGTGGTCGATGAGGCCCATGAACTCGTTGATCGGGTGACAGCGACGGTCACTGATGAGCTGGGCTCTAAATCTGTTGGTAGTGCTGCACGTAAAGCTGCCTCGCATGCTGATGCCAATGAGTTCGCTTTGGCTGGTGATGGGTTGGCTGTTGCTTTGGAAGCGGTTCCCGAGGGCAGGGTGCAGACTGCCCCGGAAATGCTGGTTCAGGCTTTGGGGCGTGTGCATGAGGCTGCGCGCCTGCTGTGGGGGTCTTTGAAGGGCGAAGGCGGCGAACCTGTCGAGGGCGCAAAGAAAGTCGCTCGTGCCGCGGTTGAAGAGATCCACGCTTTCACTGAACGTGCTTTGGAAAACAGGGAACTCGATGTGCTCTGGGTGACTAAAGACGACCGCAGGGGAGCGGTGCTGCGTATCGCGCCGATGAGTGTGGCGATGCAGCTGCGGGAGGCCATGTTCACCGAACGGACGGTTGTGTTGACCTCAGCCACGCTGGAGTTGGGGGGATCTTTCGACCCTGTAGCTGGGCAGATGGGATTGCGGGGGCAGGGAGCCCCGGCATGGCGTTGCGTGGATGTGGGTAGCCCGTTCGACTATGCGCGGCAAGGAATCGCGTACGTGGCTGACCGGCTGCCTACGCCTGGACGTGATGGCGCTGCGACGGAGGTTTTCGACGAGATCGAAGCTCTCATTCGTGCTGCTGGCGGCAGAACATTGGGGCTGTTTAGTTCGATGCGCGCAGCTAAGACTGCTGCGGAGCAGATGCGGGAACGCTTCGGCGATGACCTGGACATTCTGTGTCAGGGAGATGACCAACTATCGACGTTGGTGAGGCAGTTCGCCTCGGATGCCAGCACTTGCCTGTTTGGGACGCTTTCGTTGTGGCAGGGCGTTGATGTGCCTGGCTCGGCGTGTCAGCTGGTCATTATTGACCGGATCCCGTTTCCCCGCCCCGATGACCCTCTCACTGAGGCGCGCACTCGCGCCATTGGCTCTATGGGAGGTAATGGGTTTATGGCGGTTTCGGCTACTGCTGCGGCTCTCAAACTTGCGCAGGGGGCTGGGCGGTTGATCCGCCGTGCTGATGACCGTGGAGTTGTTGCTTTTCTCGATCCGCGAATGAAGAAAGCCCGTTATGCCGGGTTTTTGCAGGCTTCGCTGCCTGATATGTGGCCCACCACTGACCGTGATGTTGTGTTGGGGGCTCTTCAACGTCTTGATGCTGCGGCTGCGCCTGTGCTGCCGGTCGCGGCGCGTGGGGAGCGCGCGGTGATGAAATCTATGCCCGCCACTAGTGCTCCACCGATGGAACCTGGAGAAACCGAGCATCCAGCGCCGCGCGTAGAGCACACTGGCGCAGTGGACTCGAGTCTGGCAGTGACGGCGGGGCATAAGTGGGATGCCACTCTTGATGAAGAACTCCGCGATGGTCTCGATCTGGGGCTTGATATCTCTGAGCTTGCTGAACATCTTGAAATGCCACCTGAATCGATCATTGCCCGGATGAAAGCACTGAAACTGTCATGA
- the rpsT gene encoding 30S ribosomal protein S20, giving the protein MANIKQQIKRVKTNNKRTERNKAYKSELRTFIRKFRVAVEAGNKDEAAVALRDASRKLDVAVSKGVIHKNQAANKKSAMATRFNAL; this is encoded by the coding sequence GTGGCAAACATTAAGCAGCAGATCAAGCGCGTTAAGACCAACAACAAGCGGACCGAACGCAACAAGGCTTACAAGTCTGAGCTGCGTACTTTCATCCGTAAGTTCCGTGTTGCGGTCGAGGCTGGCAACAAGGACGAGGCAGCGGTGGCGCTGCGCGACGCGTCCCGCAAGCTGGACGTGGCCGTGAGCAAGGGCGTCATTCACAAGAACCAGGCCGCTAACAAGAAGTCGGCTATGGCGACGCGTTTCAACGCTCTCTGA
- a CDS encoding class I SAM-dependent methyltransferase, producing the protein MPSPTSHYFDTDPTGPARTRTLRVNLAGRDVEIASADGVFSGDRLDPGTSVLLREVPHPPTSGTFLDIGCGWGPIACTLGMLSPEADVIAVDVNRRSRELTATNAATLGCTRVQALAPEEVPEETRFDLIWSNPPIRIGKPALHALLLTWLPRLSPSADAYLVVSKNLGADSLQTWLTATLPDAFTVRRAATAKGFRILHVHRDSETETACS; encoded by the coding sequence ATGCCGAGCCCGACCAGCCACTACTTCGACACCGACCCAACTGGACCTGCCCGCACCCGCACCCTGCGCGTCAACCTCGCCGGCCGCGATGTCGAAATCGCCTCAGCAGACGGCGTGTTCTCCGGCGACCGGCTCGACCCAGGAACATCCGTTCTTCTCCGCGAAGTACCCCACCCCCCCACAAGCGGAACCTTCCTCGACATCGGATGCGGCTGGGGACCCATCGCCTGCACCCTCGGAATGCTCTCCCCTGAAGCTGACGTCATCGCCGTTGACGTCAACCGACGATCCCGAGAACTCACCGCAACAAACGCAGCAACACTGGGCTGCACACGCGTACAGGCCCTAGCCCCAGAAGAAGTCCCTGAAGAAACCCGCTTCGACCTCATCTGGTCCAACCCACCCATCCGGATCGGCAAACCGGCATTACACGCCCTGCTCTTAACCTGGCTGCCTCGCCTCTCCCCCAGCGCAGACGCCTACCTCGTAGTCAGCAAAAACCTCGGCGCCGACTCACTACAGACCTGGCTCACAGCAACCCTGCCCGATGCTTTCACAGTGCGCCGAGCAGCCACGGCCAAAGGCTTCCGGATTCTTCATGTGCACCGCGACAGCGAAACTGAGACTGCCTGCAGCTGA
- the miaA gene encoding tRNA (adenosine(37)-N6)-dimethylallyltransferase MiaA: MTEQVPQVVAVVGPTATGKTALAVRLAEQLGGEIVNADAFALYAGMDIGTAKPTNAERGNIPHHQIDVLDIADDASVAAYQRHVRTDIDGIIARGNLPVLVGGSGLYVRAAIDVLEIPPTDPRVRARWEAHAATEGTPALYQKLTELDPQAAAAIEPRNTRRIVRALEVIELTGRPFSATMPRREFVRPTVMLGLHLDRDLLDTRIETRVRDMWRAGLLEEVAALEQRGLSQTRTASRAVGYREALAQLSGSMSEEEAIEATTVATRRLARRQISWFTPDPRITWIDAHDPSSVLPAALAALQQHGLSSPAL; encoded by the coding sequence GTGACCGAACAAGTGCCACAAGTGGTTGCAGTTGTGGGCCCAACAGCGACGGGAAAAACCGCGCTAGCGGTGCGCCTTGCCGAGCAGTTGGGTGGAGAAATCGTTAACGCTGATGCGTTCGCGTTGTACGCGGGCATGGATATCGGCACTGCTAAACCAACCAACGCTGAGCGGGGAAACATCCCTCACCACCAGATCGATGTTCTCGACATTGCTGATGATGCGAGCGTGGCCGCCTATCAGCGGCACGTGCGCACCGATATTGATGGAATCATCGCCCGTGGAAACCTCCCTGTGCTGGTAGGAGGGTCCGGGCTGTATGTGCGCGCAGCTATCGATGTGCTGGAAATCCCGCCAACTGATCCTCGAGTTCGTGCACGGTGGGAGGCGCACGCCGCAACGGAAGGCACTCCCGCCCTATACCAAAAGCTCACCGAACTGGATCCACAGGCCGCCGCAGCTATCGAACCGCGCAACACCCGCCGTATTGTTCGCGCTTTAGAAGTCATCGAGCTCACTGGACGCCCGTTCTCGGCAACCATGCCGAGACGTGAATTCGTCCGTCCCACCGTGATGCTGGGCCTGCACCTAGATCGAGACTTACTCGACACCCGCATCGAAACTCGGGTGCGGGATATGTGGCGCGCTGGACTGCTCGAGGAAGTCGCGGCACTGGAACAGCGTGGTCTGTCCCAGACCAGGACAGCTTCTCGCGCTGTGGGGTACCGCGAAGCTTTGGCGCAGCTCAGCGGATCCATGAGCGAAGAAGAAGCCATCGAGGCCACCACCGTCGCCACTCGGCGCCTGGCGCGCAGACAAATTAGCTGGTTCACCCCTGACCCGCGCATCACGTGGATTGATGCCCACGATCCCAGCAGCGTTCTGCCCGCTGCCCTGGCCGCACTCCAGCAGCACGGTCTCAGCAGTCCTGCTCTGTGA
- the holA gene encoding DNA polymerase III subunit delta, whose product MTAQRAGRRRAPEPNSGFGGFDDDATIADTPAGGVPPLVLVTGPERVLAQRALEATAIALRATDPQVDIVRFDAEGYEAGSIAMAASPSLFGGRTGIFVRGLEAANDALIEDLVRYLSAPEETVTLAVWHRSGNRGKKVLDMMKKAGARVLTAPAIKSDRDKSEFVSSEFRRAGRRIAPDAVKTLVEAVGKSVDELASACSQLIADTTGAIDTGTVETYYGGRVEANGFKVADAALAGNTAEALALVRHALAVGTDPVPIVAALAVQIRQLIKVTGAPSGSAGQVAGALGMAPWQVDRARRTARGWSEDGLAVAVEAIAAADFAVKGGGRDPQFAVERCVLQVARARHAYTGRGRGR is encoded by the coding sequence ATGACTGCACAACGGGCTGGACGCCGCCGCGCCCCGGAACCGAACTCTGGGTTCGGTGGCTTTGATGATGACGCCACCATCGCAGACACTCCCGCCGGGGGAGTGCCGCCTTTGGTTCTCGTGACTGGGCCAGAACGTGTCTTGGCTCAGCGCGCTTTGGAAGCCACTGCTATCGCGCTACGGGCTACTGACCCGCAGGTCGATATTGTCCGTTTTGATGCCGAAGGGTATGAGGCTGGCTCCATCGCTATGGCCGCTAGCCCTTCTCTTTTCGGGGGCAGAACAGGCATTTTTGTGCGTGGCTTGGAGGCCGCTAATGACGCTTTGATCGAGGACCTTGTTCGCTATCTCAGTGCCCCTGAAGAGACGGTGACTCTTGCCGTTTGGCATCGCAGCGGTAATCGTGGCAAAAAAGTCCTCGACATGATGAAAAAAGCTGGTGCGCGGGTTCTGACCGCTCCAGCGATTAAGAGCGACCGGGACAAGTCTGAGTTTGTCAGCAGTGAGTTCCGTCGCGCGGGGCGTCGTATCGCTCCTGACGCTGTGAAAACTCTTGTCGAAGCAGTAGGTAAAAGTGTCGATGAGTTGGCTTCTGCTTGTAGTCAGCTCATCGCAGACACCACAGGGGCGATCGACACCGGAACAGTCGAGACGTATTACGGCGGCCGTGTCGAAGCGAATGGGTTCAAAGTCGCCGATGCTGCTTTGGCGGGGAACACTGCTGAGGCGCTGGCGTTGGTGCGGCATGCGTTGGCTGTGGGGACTGATCCTGTGCCGATTGTGGCTGCGTTGGCGGTGCAGATTCGCCAGCTCATTAAGGTCACGGGGGCGCCCTCTGGGTCGGCGGGGCAGGTTGCTGGGGCGTTGGGAATGGCTCCCTGGCAGGTTGATCGGGCTCGTCGTACTGCGCGAGGGTGGAGTGAGGATGGGCTTGCTGTTGCGGTGGAGGCAATCGCGGCTGCTGATTTCGCGGTCAAAGGTGGGGGCCGGGATCCGCAGTTCGCGGTGGAGCGGTGTGTGTTGCAGGTGGCGCGGGCTCGGCATGCGTACACAGGTCGAGGTCGGGGTCGATAG
- the hflX gene encoding GTPase HflX, producing MTNNDHTTHAPDIEQTGYGAAFGGLRDSAEYEDVFARRAAALSDTSDTDAHATWDGDQFEREERAAMRRVDGLSTELEDVTEVEYRQLRLENVVLVGVWNSGSVEDAENSLRELAALAETAGSRVLAGVLQRRAKPDPATYLGSGKAAELAEVVAAEGADTVIADCELAPSQRRALEDVVKVKVIDRTALILDIFAQHAKSKEGKAQVELAQLEYLLPRLRGWGESMSRQAGGQVSGGAGMGSRGPGETKIELDRRRINTRMAKLRREIREMKKIRVTKRSGRAAHSVPSVVIVGYTNAGKSSLLNRLTGAGVMVENALFATLDTTVRRTNTPDGREYTIADTVGFVRSLPHQLVEAFRSTLEEAGDADLLLHVVDGSHPDPIGQIKAVCEVLAEVRPDELREVVVVNKTDLAEEETLDLLRRCEADAVFVSARTGEGIEQLRQLVADHLPVPDVHLRVLIPYQRGDLVSLLHGQGDIRSEEHTPEGTLIEGFVRHEKASEFAPFLVES from the coding sequence ATGACGAACAACGATCACACAACTCACGCCCCCGACATCGAGCAGACCGGTTACGGTGCGGCATTCGGTGGGCTCCGTGACTCTGCCGAGTATGAAGATGTTTTCGCGCGTCGAGCTGCTGCCTTGTCTGACACCAGTGACACCGACGCCCATGCCACCTGGGATGGTGACCAGTTCGAACGTGAGGAACGCGCGGCGATGCGCCGTGTTGATGGCCTCTCGACTGAGCTGGAAGACGTTACCGAAGTTGAATACCGCCAGTTGCGTTTGGAGAACGTAGTGCTGGTGGGGGTGTGGAATTCTGGCTCGGTTGAGGATGCCGAGAACTCTCTACGCGAATTGGCAGCGTTGGCTGAAACTGCTGGGTCGCGGGTGTTGGCGGGGGTGCTGCAGCGCCGCGCTAAACCAGATCCGGCGACCTATCTCGGGTCGGGTAAAGCTGCTGAGCTGGCCGAGGTTGTTGCCGCTGAGGGCGCTGACACAGTTATCGCTGACTGTGAGCTTGCCCCCAGCCAGCGGCGTGCCTTGGAAGATGTGGTGAAGGTGAAGGTCATTGACCGCACCGCGTTGATCCTCGACATTTTTGCCCAGCACGCTAAGTCTAAAGAGGGTAAGGCTCAGGTTGAGCTGGCGCAGCTGGAGTATTTGTTGCCGCGTCTGCGTGGCTGGGGTGAGTCGATGTCCCGGCAGGCTGGTGGGCAGGTTTCTGGTGGTGCGGGTATGGGGTCGCGTGGCCCTGGTGAGACGAAGATCGAGCTTGATCGTCGCCGCATCAATACACGGATGGCCAAGCTGCGTCGCGAGATCCGTGAGATGAAGAAAATTCGGGTCACGAAGCGTTCGGGACGGGCTGCTCACAGCGTGCCCAGTGTGGTCATTGTTGGGTACACCAACGCCGGTAAATCTAGCTTGCTGAACCGGCTCACCGGAGCTGGGGTGATGGTGGAGAACGCTTTGTTTGCCACGTTGGACACCACGGTTCGTCGCACGAACACCCCCGATGGGCGTGAGTACACCATCGCGGACACGGTCGGTTTTGTGCGTTCGTTGCCGCACCAGCTGGTGGAGGCTTTCCGGTCCACGTTGGAGGAGGCCGGGGATGCTGATCTGCTCTTGCATGTGGTGGATGGCTCGCACCCGGATCCGATTGGGCAGATCAAGGCAGTATGTGAAGTGCTTGCTGAGGTGCGTCCTGATGAGCTTCGTGAAGTAGTGGTGGTGAACAAAACCGATCTAGCTGAAGAAGAGACGCTAGATCTTTTGCGCCGCTGTGAGGCTGACGCGGTGTTCGTTTCAGCACGCACGGGTGAGGGGATAGAGCAGTTGCGTCAGCTTGTCGCTGATCATCTGCCAGTCCCGGATGTTCACCTGCGTGTTCTGATTCCTTATCAGCGCGGCGATTTGGTGTCGCTGTTGCATGGGCAGGGCGATATCCGTAGTGAGGAGCACACCCCTGAGGGCACGTTGATTGAAGGTTTTGTGCGGCACGAAAAAGCTAGTGAGTTCGCGCCGTTCCTTGTGGAGTCGTGA